A section of the Candidatus Bathyarchaeum sp. genome encodes:
- a CDS encoding cold shock domain-containing protein: MVKGTVAKWIDRKGFGFIKGEDGKDIFVHNSEIEGKNSLIEGEKVEFEVTAGDKGPRAVKVKPVSE, translated from the coding sequence ATGGTAAAGGGTACAGTTGCAAAATGGATCGACCGAAAAGGCTTTGGGTTCATTAAAGGCGAAGATGGAAAAGACATCTTTGTTCATAACTCTGAAATTGAGGGAAAAAACAGCCTCATAGAAGGAGAAAAAGTAGAGTTTGAAGTGACAGCAGGAGATAAAGGACCAAGAGCTGTCAAAGTTAAACCGGTTTCTGAATAA
- the tsaA gene encoding tRNA (N6-threonylcarbamoyladenosine(37)-N6)-methyltransferase TrmO translates to MDQIVYNPIGVVYSPFNEPKDVPIQSAAAKGVKGTIQIHQQYINGLQDLDGFSHLILIYHFHLAKPYSSLVTPFLDKKQHGLFSTRAPSRPNPIGISVVRLDKIEKNVLHIQDVDIINQTPLLDIKPYVPAFDQKNPEKIGWLTNNINKLSSTKDDGRFATKEKPNRKPTFS, encoded by the coding sequence ATGGACCAAATAGTATACAACCCCATCGGAGTGGTTTATTCTCCTTTCAACGAACCTAAAGATGTTCCCATACAATCCGCCGCCGCAAAAGGAGTCAAAGGAACCATCCAAATACACCAACAATACATAAACGGACTACAAGACCTAGACGGATTTTCCCACTTGATTTTAATATACCATTTCCATCTGGCTAAACCGTATTCTTCACTGGTTACCCCATTTTTAGACAAAAAACAACACGGACTATTTTCCACCCGCGCTCCGTCTCGACCTAACCCCATCGGGATTTCAGTGGTTCGCCTCGACAAAATCGAAAAAAACGTTCTTCACATACAGGACGTAGACATAATAAATCAAACCCCCCTGCTAGACATCAAACCATACGTTCCCGCTTTTGACCAAAAAAACCCAGAAAAAATTGGGTGGCTGACCAACAACATCAACAAACTTTCTTCAACAAAAGACGACGGACGATTCGCAACAAAGGAAAAACCAAACCGAAAACCCACGTTTTCATGA
- a CDS encoding class I SAM-dependent methyltransferase produces MQNSNSADINKWTEEKHVKDYLEKMADNVPQKNELIKMLLEEVPSNVNHVLDLGTGDGRLLWLVLQKNPNAKGVALDFSDHMLKRAQKRFENNKSVEVIKHDLNEPLPKNRWENFDLVISGLAIHHVVHPRKKELYTEIFEILKPNGVFLNMEHVASATEELHQKFLTAVGLTPETDDPSNKLLDVCTQLDWLRQIGFTHVDCQYKWLEIAILTATKAKK; encoded by the coding sequence ATGCAAAACAGCAATTCAGCAGACATCAATAAATGGACTGAAGAAAAACATGTCAAGGATTACCTAGAAAAGATGGCAGATAATGTGCCCCAAAAAAACGAACTAATTAAAATGCTGTTGGAAGAGGTCCCATCCAACGTAAACCATGTCTTAGATTTAGGCACCGGGGATGGCAGGTTGCTCTGGCTTGTTTTGCAAAAAAACCCCAACGCTAAAGGTGTGGCCTTAGATTTTTCTGATCACATGTTAAAGCGAGCTCAAAAAAGGTTCGAAAACAACAAGTCAGTTGAAGTAATAAAGCACGACCTAAACGAGCCCTTGCCGAAGAACCGTTGGGAAAACTTTGATTTAGTTATTTCAGGTTTAGCGATTCACCACGTGGTTCATCCGCGTAAAAAGGAGCTTTACACAGAAATTTTTGAAATCCTCAAGCCCAATGGAGTTTTTTTGAACATGGAACATGTTGCCTCTGCAACTGAAGAGTTGCATCAAAAATTCTTAACTGCAGTAGGTTTAACCCCTGAAACAGACGATCCCTCAAATAAACTCTTGGACGTTTGTACCCAACTGGATTGGTTACGTCAAATTGGATTCACCCACGTTGACTGCCAATACAAATGGCTGGAAATTGCCATACTGACAGCGACAAAAGCAAAAAAGTAA
- a CDS encoding cache domain-containing protein, giving the protein MNTKKLGLVIVIVVLIAVPLAFYVNGIFSENMEKSTKQLVTEAVALIEEKGESAFPDFREQGSKWLEGDEYIFVWQTDGIRRVYPPDVTGEGQNMTLLTDFNGKPIGQIFIDVALSNDGEGWIDYQWPKPNETEPSSKKTFIKLAVYEDQKYLVGSGFYTETT; this is encoded by the coding sequence TTGAACACAAAAAAACTAGGTTTAGTTATTGTCATTGTTGTACTAATTGCGGTTCCTTTGGCTTTTTATGTTAACGGAATTTTCTCAGAGAACATGGAAAAATCAACAAAACAGCTGGTAACTGAAGCTGTTGCTCTTATTGAAGAAAAGGGTGAATCTGCATTTCCGGATTTTCGAGAGCAAGGTTCCAAATGGTTAGAGGGTGATGAGTATATTTTTGTTTGGCAAACTGATGGGATTCGGCGTGTTTATCCTCCTGACGTGACTGGAGAAGGACAAAATATGACGTTGTTAACTGATTTTAATGGAAAACCAATTGGACAAATATTTATTGACGTAGCCTTAAGCAACGACGGAGAAGGCTGGATAGATTACCAGTGGCCTAAACCCAACGAAACAGAGCCCTCAAGCAAAAAAACGTTCATCAAGCTTGCAGTTTATGAAGACCAAAAATATCTAGTAGGATCTGGTTTCTATACAGAAACCACATAA
- a CDS encoding HD domain-containing protein codes for MNKLVAPHNLHFEKRGSRLILIEEVPRILNSLSNLKEQLKQKYSLRFDWNQKVWYIGHDGIKRLSERKMKCQPSRSSDALKQKLSDYVGQISDPQLRSNVEQLLSDFPYYFDCPGAKRFHHAYKHGLLEHTVQIIELCFGMINTFDDGIRIDPDLVIVGAILHDVGKINCYQFVEGAIDTTPLIAEHDHIVNGIKLASQYITAPQLDKLIHIIASHHKEKNYGSPVTPITNEAWLINTADDLSSKIMG; via the coding sequence TTGAACAAACTGGTAGCACCCCACAATTTACACTTTGAAAAACGGGGAAGCAGGCTCATTTTAATCGAAGAAGTTCCCAGGATTTTAAACAGTTTATCCAATCTGAAAGAACAACTCAAACAAAAATACAGTTTACGCTTTGATTGGAACCAAAAAGTCTGGTACATCGGACACGACGGAATCAAACGCTTATCCGAACGCAAAATGAAATGCCAACCCTCCCGGTCATCTGATGCCCTCAAGCAAAAATTGTCAGATTATGTCGGCCAGATAAGCGACCCACAACTGCGCAGCAACGTAGAACAGTTGTTGTCAGATTTTCCGTACTATTTTGATTGCCCCGGAGCCAAACGATTTCATCACGCATACAAGCATGGGCTTTTGGAACACACAGTCCAGATAATTGAGTTGTGTTTTGGCATGATAAACACCTTTGACGACGGTATACGAATTGACCCCGATTTAGTTATTGTAGGCGCCATACTGCATGACGTGGGCAAAATCAACTGCTACCAGTTCGTGGAAGGCGCCATCGATACCACGCCCCTTATCGCAGAACACGACCACATCGTAAACGGCATCAAACTTGCCAGCCAATACATAACTGCCCCCCAACTAGACAAACTAATCCACATCATCGCCAGCCACCACAAAGAAAAAAACTACGGCTCCCCAGTAACCCCAATTACAAACGAAGCTTGGCTAATCAACACCGCAGACGACTTATCATCAAAAATAATGGGCTAA